Proteins found in one Balneolaceae bacterium genomic segment:
- the rlmN gene encoding 23S rRNA (adenine(2503)-C(2))-methyltransferase RlmN: MENEEITETKKTDLKSLTKDQLSETLEDLGLQSYRSDQVFQWLYQKGVSSFEEMTNLSKDLRATLSDLVDIKRIEVFNKQESKDGTIKFLFQLDDPNQYKVEAVLIPDFYSDGSINRLTVCVSSQVGCMFGCSFCATGKMGYFRNLTHGEIVDQVQIINEVAEEKFGKKINNIVYMGMGEPLHNYKAVVESAKILSDPLGLEMSPRRITVSTVGLSKQIKQLADEDLGVNLAISLHAADDEKRDKIMPINESLNLEQLQEAVTYYFQKTQQPVTYEYLLFDQFNDSVEDAHNLAKITRWVPSKVNIIMYNNVAGVELKRVRENRLDRFMQALIGKDVTATVRRSRGDDIDAGCGQLAVKEGQERGKSMAKEN, encoded by the coding sequence TGGAAAATGAAGAGATAACAGAGACGAAAAAAACAGATTTAAAAAGCCTTACGAAAGACCAGCTTTCCGAAACCCTTGAAGATTTGGGCCTGCAGAGTTATCGCTCTGACCAAGTGTTTCAATGGCTCTACCAGAAAGGTGTCAGTTCATTTGAGGAGATGACCAATCTCTCGAAAGATCTTCGGGCTACACTTTCTGATCTGGTTGATATCAAACGAATTGAGGTATTTAATAAACAGGAGTCTAAGGACGGTACGATCAAATTTCTGTTCCAGTTAGACGATCCCAATCAGTATAAGGTAGAGGCTGTACTGATTCCCGATTTCTATTCTGATGGATCGATTAACAGGCTTACGGTTTGCGTCTCCTCGCAAGTGGGTTGCATGTTCGGGTGTTCATTTTGTGCCACCGGCAAGATGGGATATTTTCGAAATCTCACACATGGTGAGATTGTAGACCAGGTACAAATTATCAATGAAGTTGCTGAGGAGAAGTTTGGTAAAAAAATCAACAATATTGTGTATATGGGAATGGGTGAGCCGCTGCACAACTACAAAGCGGTTGTGGAATCCGCCAAAATTTTGTCTGATCCGCTGGGCCTGGAGATGTCACCCCGCAGAATTACGGTCTCCACGGTAGGTCTTTCCAAGCAGATCAAACAGCTTGCCGATGAAGATCTGGGAGTAAATCTCGCTATTTCACTGCATGCCGCCGATGATGAAAAGCGGGATAAAATTATGCCGATCAATGAGTCCCTGAATCTCGAACAGCTGCAAGAAGCTGTAACCTACTATTTTCAAAAGACACAGCAGCCGGTTACCTATGAATATCTTCTGTTCGATCAGTTTAACGATTCGGTTGAGGATGCTCACAATCTGGCAAAAATAACCCGTTGGGTACCATCGAAAGTGAATATTATCATGTACAATAATGTAGCCGGGGTTGAACTGAAACGAGTGCGGGAAAATCGACTTGATCGGTTTATGCAAGCATTGATAGGCAAGGATGTGACAGCGACCGTCCGCCGCAGCCGTGGAGATGATATTGATGCCGGATGTGGCCAGCTTGCTGTAAAAGAGGGGCAGGAGAGAGGAAAGAGCATGGCGAAGGAGAACTGA
- a CDS encoding N-acetyltransferase yields the protein MNFKINIRPEKESDISQIRSVVKSAFENLSYSNQKEHLLVDALRKAGALDLSLLAEINGKIVGHIAFSEITINEENCSWFGLAPVSVHSGYQNKGIGSKLILEGLDKIKKSGAKGCVLLGEPEYYNRFGFQQNEQLMLQGVPPEYFLIKSFTDYIPEGLVEYHPLFKEFS from the coding sequence ATGAATTTCAAGATAAATATCAGGCCCGAAAAAGAGAGCGATATATCCCAGATTCGTAGTGTCGTCAAATCCGCATTTGAAAACCTCTCCTACAGCAACCAAAAAGAGCATCTTTTAGTTGATGCATTGAGAAAGGCCGGAGCCTTGGATTTATCATTGCTTGCCGAGATAAATGGAAAAATTGTAGGACATATTGCCTTCTCTGAGATTACCATCAATGAAGAAAATTGTTCATGGTTTGGTCTGGCTCCGGTCTCGGTTCACTCGGGATATCAAAACAAGGGAATTGGTTCAAAATTGATTTTAGAAGGCTTAGATAAAATCAAAAAATCAGGAGCAAAAGGTTGCGTATTGCTTGGTGAGCCGGAATACTATAATCGTTTTGGGTTTCAACAGAATGAGCAATTGATGCTACAAGGTGTTCCGCCGGAGTATTTTTTGATTAAATCTTTTACAGATTATATTCCCGAAGGATTGGTAGAATATCATCCGCTTTTCAAAGAATTTAGTTGA
- a CDS encoding glyoxylate/hydroxypyruvate reductase A, which yields MSILLVAKNRNLEPFKEALLKADKNLDVEIWPNIEQPDRVQFAVAWNQPENLFDSFPNLKVISSLGAGADHLLKDSTIPDHIIFTKITEPSLISQMIDYVYACVLTILLRLDTYQNSKSWKPQQKFTREELNIGVMGLGNIGKEVAVYLADQKFNVLGLSNSKKSIPNVETFTPEQHKLFLSRVNILVNLLPLTKETEGILDLDLFKSLSSPSFLINAARGDHLVDEDLIYALDTDTIEAAYLDVFSEEPLPESHPFWNRKKIHITPHVAGGSDPDNVAAEIVDNYKRLLSGMKLQNVVDREKGY from the coding sequence ATGTCGATTTTACTGGTTGCGAAAAACAGAAATTTAGAACCATTTAAAGAAGCGCTGCTCAAGGCCGATAAAAACCTGGATGTAGAGATCTGGCCGAATATTGAACAGCCGGATCGGGTGCAGTTTGCCGTCGCCTGGAATCAGCCTGAAAATCTGTTTGATTCCTTTCCAAACCTGAAAGTTATTTCATCACTGGGAGCCGGAGCAGATCATCTGTTAAAAGATTCAACGATCCCCGATCATATCATTTTTACAAAAATCACCGAGCCGTCTTTAATCTCACAGATGATTGATTATGTTTATGCCTGTGTACTTACCATTCTGCTGCGGCTTGATACTTACCAGAACTCAAAAAGTTGGAAACCTCAGCAAAAATTTACCCGCGAGGAGCTGAATATCGGTGTGATGGGACTTGGAAATATTGGAAAAGAGGTGGCTGTATATCTGGCTGATCAAAAGTTCAACGTACTGGGACTATCTAATTCCAAAAAAAGCATACCTAATGTAGAAACATTTACACCCGAACAGCACAAACTATTCCTGAGCCGGGTGAATATTCTTGTAAACCTTCTGCCTCTTACCAAAGAAACTGAGGGTATTTTGGATCTTGATCTTTTTAAATCGCTCAGCAGTCCCTCCTTTTTGATTAATGCAGCACGAGGAGATCATTTAGTGGATGAAGACCTGATCTACGCATTGGATACGGATACAATCGAAGCGGCATACCTGGATGTGTTTTCTGAGGAGCCTCTGCCGGAATCGCACCCGTTCTGGAACCGAAAGAAAATTCATATCACTCCACATGTGGCCGGGGGAAGTGATCCCGATAATGTTGCAGCGGAAATAGTTGATAACTATAAACGGCTGCTTTCGGGGATGAAGTTGCAGAATGTTGTAGATCGGGAGAAGGGATATTAA
- a CDS encoding DinB family protein, which yields MAKTYSYDEMSDLIKKDIDRISDFYEIPEDLISLKPEPKSWSACEIIQHINKFNGLYMKELNKAIESGEPVKANSQEFKPRFIFRQFIHFLEPPYRLKLKTIAPMYPNNSGNTDPEKPINELKESNIEIRNRIDSFREKQLDLNKIKGNNPVLQWVSMSLTEFILILEAHQRRHFWQLQQTLLKLSGDKY from the coding sequence ATGGCAAAAACATACTCTTACGATGAAATGTCGGATCTTATCAAAAAAGATATTGACCGAATTAGCGATTTCTATGAGATCCCCGAAGATCTGATTTCGCTGAAGCCTGAACCGAAAAGTTGGAGTGCCTGCGAAATTATTCAACATATCAACAAGTTCAACGGGCTTTACATGAAAGAGTTAAACAAAGCGATTGAATCCGGAGAACCTGTTAAAGCGAATAGCCAGGAGTTCAAACCCCGATTCATATTCAGGCAGTTTATTCATTTCCTTGAACCGCCTTATAGATTAAAGTTAAAAACCATTGCCCCGATGTACCCAAATAATTCTGGCAATACAGATCCTGAAAAGCCGATCAATGAATTAAAAGAGAGCAATATTGAGATCAGGAACCGGATTGATAGCTTTCGCGAAAAGCAATTGGATTTGAATAAAATCAAAGGAAATAACCCGGTATTACAATGGGTGTCTATGAGCCTTACTGAATTCATTTTAATTCTTGAGGCGCATCAGCGGCGACATTTCTGGCAATTGCAGCAAACCCTTCTGAAACTCTCGGGTGATAAATACTGA
- a CDS encoding glycoside hydrolase family 3 N-terminal domain-containing protein → MKNLILLFLTVLFTAPFCFAQSEEPTLDEKIGEMLMIGFKGYEVSDTSHIVRDIKKYHLGGVILFDYDVPTDRPVRNIDSPKQVQRLISQLNDLSDQKLFIAVDQEGGRVARLKESRGFVPNVSAEYLGEINNADSTRRYAESMADQLHQLGFNLNFAPVVDLNINPDNPVIGRIERSFSANPEIVEKHASIFLEEFNKRNILGVLKHYPGHGSAWNDSHVGMADVTETWQETELEPYRDLIQTDYQFAIMTAHVLNKNLDEEWPATLSKEVQTELLRNELGYNGVLFSDDMQMEAIRSFYGIETAITRAINAGIDVLVFGNNSVYWPDIVPRAVEIIKQKIDSGEISERRIDESYHRIMEAKNSL, encoded by the coding sequence ATGAAAAACCTGATTTTACTTTTCTTAACTGTTCTTTTTACTGCTCCTTTCTGCTTTGCTCAATCAGAAGAACCCACACTTGATGAGAAAATCGGCGAGATGCTGATGATCGGTTTTAAAGGATATGAGGTCAGTGATACATCTCATATTGTACGGGATATCAAGAAGTATCATTTAGGGGGTGTTATTCTCTTTGATTATGATGTGCCGACCGACAGACCCGTGCGAAATATTGATAGCCCAAAACAGGTTCAGCGTCTCATTTCTCAACTCAATGATCTTTCGGATCAGAAACTGTTTATAGCCGTTGACCAGGAAGGCGGCCGGGTAGCACGGTTGAAGGAATCACGTGGGTTTGTGCCGAATGTCTCAGCCGAATATTTGGGAGAAATTAATAATGCTGACTCCACTCGCCGCTATGCAGAATCGATGGCTGACCAACTCCATCAACTGGGTTTTAATCTGAATTTTGCCCCTGTGGTTGATCTGAACATAAACCCGGATAACCCTGTCATCGGCCGAATTGAACGGAGTTTTAGTGCCAATCCGGAGATTGTAGAGAAGCACGCTTCCATCTTTCTCGAAGAGTTTAACAAGCGCAACATTCTCGGAGTTTTAAAACACTATCCGGGACATGGCAGCGCCTGGAATGATTCGCATGTTGGCATGGCCGATGTTACGGAAACCTGGCAAGAGACTGAGTTAGAGCCGTATCGCGATCTGATTCAAACGGATTACCAATTTGCTATTATGACCGCTCACGTTCTCAATAAAAACCTTGATGAAGAATGGCCGGCTACATTGTCGAAAGAAGTTCAAACAGAGCTTCTCAGAAATGAACTTGGATACAATGGCGTCCTCTTTTCGGATGATATGCAGATGGAAGCAATCCGTTCATTTTACGGGATTGAAACAGCCATCACCAGAGCGATCAATGCTGGTATTGATGTATTGGTTTTTGGGAATAATTCAGTGTATTGGCCGGATATTGTGCCGCGGGCTGTGGAGATTATCAAACAAAAAATCGACTCAGGAGAAATTTCGGAACGTCGAATTGATGAGTCGTATCATCGAATTATGGAAGCAAAGAACTCTTTGTAG
- a CDS encoding phosphoheptose isomerase: protein MINFKENIDKESAFRSVQEYLTSKNLSIQAKDKERPWGGFFVIDETSLETFIDQFFPSSDPRNNSLDQVLSPKILLVQPDKRLSWQYHYRRAELWKIINGPVGIILSDDDNQTELQKFNSDELIKIDCGERHRLVGLEEWGVVAEIWQHTDPSNPSDENDIVRLEDDYGR, encoded by the coding sequence ATGATTAACTTTAAAGAAAACATTGATAAAGAATCAGCTTTTCGATCTGTTCAGGAATATCTAACGTCGAAAAATTTATCAATCCAGGCTAAAGATAAAGAACGTCCCTGGGGTGGTTTTTTTGTGATTGATGAAACCTCTCTCGAGACCTTTATTGATCAATTTTTTCCATCTTCTGATCCGAGAAATAACAGCTTAGACCAGGTGCTCAGCCCGAAAATTCTGCTTGTTCAGCCTGATAAACGTCTGTCCTGGCAATATCATTACCGGCGTGCGGAACTTTGGAAAATCATAAACGGACCGGTTGGCATAATTCTGAGTGATGATGACAATCAAACAGAACTTCAGAAGTTCAACTCAGATGAGTTGATTAAAATTGATTGCGGAGAGCGCCATCGCTTGGTCGGTTTAGAGGAATGGGGTGTAGTTGCTGAAATCTGGCAGCATACCGATCCATCCAACCCGTCTGACGAAAACGACATTGTACGCCTTGAAGACGATTATGGCCGATAA
- a CDS encoding GAF domain-containing sensor histidine kinase gives MSTAIEEEKRVEALRVYDIIHSNSKEEFDKITELAAAICEAPIAKINLLDKDTQWTISNYGSEQYERSIAREKTVCQYTIKQKSILEIPNLSKDSRFKDAPYVKGEPYFEYYLGAQLKNPDGYTIGALCVLDFKERHLSDRKKRELEMLAEQVMTSLELRKQNQQLTELNEQKNNLMKILSHDLRSPLSGIIGMSDLLGELVDEDNKEAMEMTSLINQSAKQLNQLIDDILNYTIIESKGFTLNRKETDLHSIVENMRRLYMPSAKLKNIDMAFDVDIGKKVWIDDEKFEQIFGNLLSNAIKFTTKNGKIRSKILEQNDNLILQVSDTGVGMKDEKIQNLFTNENAKGQEGTSGEKSTGLGLNIIKHFTDLHGGSVDVESTIGEGTTFTVRLPLSDENA, from the coding sequence ATGTCAACTGCAATTGAAGAAGAAAAGCGGGTTGAAGCTCTTCGTGTTTATGATATTATCCACAGCAATTCGAAAGAGGAATTTGACAAGATTACCGAATTGGCAGCAGCTATTTGCGAGGCACCCATTGCAAAAATCAATCTTCTTGACAAAGATACCCAATGGACAATATCCAATTATGGGTCTGAGCAATACGAACGCTCTATAGCCAGGGAAAAAACGGTTTGCCAATACACCATCAAGCAGAAATCAATCCTCGAAATACCTAATCTCAGCAAAGATTCGCGGTTTAAAGATGCACCTTATGTAAAAGGCGAACCGTATTTCGAATACTATCTGGGGGCTCAATTAAAAAATCCGGATGGATATACAATTGGAGCTCTCTGCGTTCTTGACTTTAAAGAACGCCACCTTTCAGATCGCAAAAAAAGAGAATTAGAGATGCTGGCCGAGCAGGTCATGACCTCCCTGGAGTTGCGAAAACAGAACCAACAGCTTACTGAATTGAATGAGCAAAAAAACAACCTCATGAAGATTCTAAGCCACGATTTAAGATCTCCTCTAAGCGGAATTATCGGTATGAGCGATCTTCTCGGTGAACTTGTTGACGAGGATAATAAGGAGGCGATGGAGATGACCTCACTTATCAATCAAAGTGCAAAACAGCTTAACCAGTTAATTGATGATATACTCAACTATACAATCATCGAGTCAAAAGGATTTACACTGAATCGTAAAGAGACTGATTTACACTCCATTGTTGAGAATATGAGGCGGCTGTATATGCCATCTGCCAAACTTAAAAATATAGATATGGCATTCGATGTGGATATAGGCAAAAAGGTATGGATTGATGATGAAAAATTTGAACAGATTTTTGGCAATCTCCTGTCCAATGCTATTAAATTCACCACGAAAAATGGAAAAATAAGGAGCAAAATTTTAGAACAGAATGACAACCTCATTCTGCAAGTTTCTGATACGGGTGTAGGAATGAAGGACGAGAAGATTCAAAATCTGTTTACCAATGAGAATGCCAAAGGACAAGAGGGAACCTCCGGGGAAAAAAGCACCGGTTTAGGGCTAAATATCATCAAACATTTTACGGATCTTCACGGCGGCTCAGTAGATGTAGAGAGTACAATTGGCGAAGGAACAACCTTCACCGTTCGGCTTCCGCTGTCGGATGAAAATGCCTGA
- a CDS encoding response regulator encodes MRILIVEDNAIQALTLEMIVKRLGFTEVEKAYSPEQAHEVLENYEPDIMFVDINLGTEVTGVDIVKRVQQKHPVRVLYITGNSDSHHKNLADETDYFGYVVKPIDPVQIKDILSKEELLIS; translated from the coding sequence ATGCGTATTTTAATTGTTGAAGATAATGCAATTCAAGCCTTAACCCTTGAAATGATTGTAAAACGATTAGGTTTTACAGAGGTGGAAAAAGCTTATTCACCAGAACAAGCACACGAAGTTTTAGAAAATTATGAACCTGATATAATGTTTGTGGATATCAATCTCGGTACTGAAGTAACCGGTGTTGATATTGTAAAAAGAGTACAACAAAAACACCCGGTTCGTGTTCTCTATATAACCGGTAATTCTGATTCTCATCATAAAAACCTGGCAGACGAAACCGATTATTTTGGTTATGTAGTAAAACCAATTGATCCAGTGCAGATTAAAGATATTCTTTCCAAGGAAGAATTGCTCATTTCATAA
- a CDS encoding PAS domain S-box protein yields the protein MKTNEVAILNALQSAAIILDENGDIAFANRRWNRNTGSFSLSGDKFQPSNFIEHCKVAINEGNDYALRLLFGIREVLNGTKEEFKITIKFASARANRWYKTEVSPIQLNSQKHLLLVFNPASENIKTIHRLRESEALYRQNFKYSTAGIIFGKSSGEILDVNPAACKMLGYTESELMEGGRSMIVDVDDPAHKEVVRIRNEKSVFRGEKEYKHKDGHYIPVQLTSVKYSSDDNEQHIINTFRSLQHEKTSQYTLEEERRFTKTNLS from the coding sequence ATGAAAACGAATGAAGTTGCGATTCTAAATGCATTACAAAGTGCAGCCATTATTCTTGATGAAAATGGTGATATCGCTTTTGCAAACAGGAGATGGAACAGAAATACAGGTTCTTTTAGCTTGTCCGGGGATAAGTTTCAACCCAGCAACTTTATTGAGCACTGCAAGGTGGCTATAAATGAAGGCAACGATTATGCCCTTCGATTACTCTTTGGAATCAGAGAGGTTTTAAACGGAACCAAAGAAGAATTTAAGATTACAATAAAATTTGCTTCAGCCCGCGCAAACAGATGGTATAAAACAGAAGTCTCTCCTATTCAGCTAAATTCTCAAAAACATCTGTTGCTTGTTTTTAATCCCGCCTCTGAAAATATCAAAACCATCCACCGTTTAAGAGAATCGGAAGCCCTGTACAGGCAAAATTTTAAGTACTCCACAGCAGGTATCATTTTCGGTAAAAGCAGCGGTGAAATTCTGGATGTAAATCCTGCCGCCTGCAAAATGCTTGGGTACACTGAATCGGAATTAATGGAGGGAGGCCGAAGCATGATTGTAGATGTAGATGATCCCGCCCATAAAGAGGTCGTGCGTATTCGAAACGAAAAGTCCGTTTTCCGGGGAGAGAAAGAGTACAAACATAAAGACGGACACTACATTCCCGTTCAGTTAACCTCTGTGAAATACAGTTCCGATGATAATGAACAGCATATCATCAATACCTTTCGGAGTCTCCAACATGAAAAAACAAGCCAATATACCCTTGAAGAGGAACGCAGATTCACAAAAACAAATTTGTCATAA
- a CDS encoding response regulator transcription factor — protein MANVKIALADDHKIVRDGIKTMLESQPEIDVVAEASDGEEIQKKLEDTLVDLVIMDISMPVKDGIQATKELKENHPDVKVLALTMSNDDLHIRQMIQAGASGYIMKSAGRQDLKDAIETIMSGQHYFSDEATQSIMMDLVKGKGTSTKLDAVHITDRELEILELIVQEYTNQEIAEKLYISPRTVDAHRRNLLQKTGARNTAGLVKYAFQHNLISPKDE, from the coding sequence ATGGCAAACGTAAAAATAGCATTAGCAGACGATCATAAAATTGTTCGAGACGGAATTAAAACTATGCTCGAATCTCAGCCCGAAATTGATGTAGTAGCTGAAGCTTCTGATGGAGAGGAGATCCAGAAAAAATTGGAAGACACTTTGGTTGATTTGGTTATTATGGATATCAGTATGCCGGTAAAAGATGGTATTCAGGCTACAAAAGAACTAAAAGAGAATCATCCGGATGTAAAAGTGCTGGCTCTTACTATGAGTAACGACGATCTGCATATCCGGCAGATGATTCAGGCCGGTGCATCGGGTTACATAATGAAAAGCGCCGGAAGGCAGGATCTGAAAGACGCTATTGAAACCATTATGAGCGGTCAACACTATTTTAGTGATGAAGCCACCCAAAGCATCATGATGGATTTGGTGAAGGGAAAAGGCACGTCCACAAAATTGGATGCTGTACATATAACCGACCGAGAACTCGAAATTCTTGAACTGATTGTTCAGGAATACACAAACCAGGAAATTGCAGAAAAACTGTACATAAGCCCCCGAACAGTAGATGCCCATCGCCGCAATTTACTCCAAAAAACCGGGGCCCGAAACACAGCTGGTCTTGTAAAGTATGCTTTTCAGCACAATCTGATTTCACCAAAAGATGAGTAG
- a CDS encoding PAS domain-containing protein, which produces MKFTPIRIALIYLAFALLWITTTDWLVEYFVQDDALITQIQLIKGIFYVTVTAVILYLMVKSYEKNLKREQELQTRILETIPVMITVYRPDLSEVSVNPEFEKVTGWTNRETKSVNIMDKVYPDRDYQENVLEFMNKSNAGWKDFEMVTKSGEKVYTTWTNIHLSDETQIGIGLDITERKEIEEQLKKNQEWLQLTTTSSNVGLWEWHPQTGKTVFDEVWANLVGYTLDELQPISIETWNNLVHPDDLQKFKEEVERYISGETTLYECEVRMKHKQGHWVWILDRGRAVEWDADGNPTRLVGTHVDITSQKNIEQRINAERQRFEIASNLTSDVIWEWKPYINELWWGDGIESVLGYKEEDYKGAPDFWENHVSKKDRKRVVKSMKDAEDSGAIHWSDEYEFIAADGSLRKIEDNAVIIRNDDGSIRRIIGAMVDQTKEIEYQEALRHQSHRFEMIAKSTNDVLYEWNMNTDNVWWSEGWQSRFNYKDEDVSRSFDWWADKIHANDKEKVLNSLNESMKSNSEYWTAYYRFKNGDGSYSHVVDRGYFMKNSKGENEYMVGTISDITADVVAKEELKASEQQYKLLFKQNPIPMFIYDPNTFKFTTVNEAAVKKYGYSKEEFSNLTIYDIRPKSEINELEKVLNSYSEKERSRFHETIHQTKNNEQLTVEISSSTIVYKEKKQRLVIANDITEQRRAEKRAISAIIEGEERERQRIAKELHDGLGQYLSASNMNLRSVYEDIEEIPDKLRSTFKAGLRFLSHAISETRSISQNLLPKAIQDYGLELAAESLTNQLRKTHNINVYFYSNLDNIDLSDKVQINLYRILQESLNNATRHADPTKIEVQLVYSEGEILMTIEDNGKGFDVNEISGEGLGIRSMKTRVGAMSANLDIVSRKGRGTIISVVVPIQ; this is translated from the coding sequence ATGAAGTTTACACCAATCCGAATAGCTCTGATCTACCTGGCATTTGCCCTTCTCTGGATAACAACGACCGACTGGCTCGTTGAATATTTTGTTCAGGATGATGCACTCATCACACAAATTCAACTCATAAAGGGAATATTCTATGTAACAGTTACAGCTGTAATTCTCTACTTGATGGTGAAAAGCTACGAAAAAAACCTGAAGAGAGAGCAGGAGTTACAAACCAGAATACTTGAAACCATTCCGGTAATGATAACCGTTTATCGTCCCGATCTCTCGGAAGTTTCTGTGAATCCAGAATTTGAAAAAGTAACCGGTTGGACAAACAGGGAAACAAAGTCCGTCAATATTATGGATAAAGTCTATCCTGACAGGGACTATCAAGAGAACGTGCTGGAGTTCATGAATAAATCGAATGCCGGCTGGAAAGATTTTGAAATGGTAACGAAGAGCGGCGAAAAGGTTTATACAACGTGGACAAATATCCACCTGTCTGATGAAACTCAGATCGGTATTGGGCTGGATATTACCGAGCGTAAAGAGATAGAAGAACAGTTGAAAAAAAACCAGGAATGGCTGCAGCTAACCACTACCAGTTCAAATGTTGGATTGTGGGAATGGCATCCACAAACCGGAAAAACTGTTTTTGATGAAGTATGGGCAAATCTTGTAGGATACACTCTCGACGAACTGCAACCGATCAGTATTGAAACCTGGAACAACCTGGTTCACCCGGATGACCTGCAGAAATTCAAAGAAGAGGTTGAGCGTTATATCTCCGGCGAAACAACACTCTATGAGTGCGAAGTGCGAATGAAACATAAACAGGGACATTGGGTCTGGATTTTAGACCGGGGCCGTGCTGTAGAGTGGGATGCAGATGGCAACCCAACCCGGCTTGTGGGAACTCATGTTGATATCACCTCTCAAAAAAATATTGAGCAACGCATCAATGCTGAACGTCAGCGGTTTGAAATTGCATCGAACCTAACAAGTGATGTGATCTGGGAATGGAAACCGTACATCAATGAACTTTGGTGGGGCGATGGAATTGAATCTGTTTTGGGCTACAAAGAGGAAGACTATAAGGGAGCCCCCGATTTTTGGGAAAATCATGTTTCTAAAAAAGACCGGAAGAGAGTTGTTAAAAGCATGAAAGATGCAGAAGATTCGGGTGCTATACATTGGAGTGATGAATATGAGTTTATTGCTGCCGATGGCAGCCTGCGAAAAATTGAAGATAATGCGGTTATTATTAGAAATGATGACGGCAGCATCCGAAGAATTATCGGGGCAATGGTAGACCAAACAAAAGAGATTGAATACCAGGAGGCATTGCGCCACCAAAGCCATCGGTTTGAGATGATTGCAAAAAGCACAAACGATGTGCTTTACGAATGGAATATGAATACGGATAATGTTTGGTGGAGCGAAGGCTGGCAATCGCGCTTTAATTATAAGGATGAAGATGTTTCTCGCTCATTTGATTGGTGGGCTGATAAAATTCACGCCAACGACAAAGAAAAGGTGTTAAACAGTCTCAATGAATCGATGAAGTCTAACAGCGAATACTGGACTGCTTATTATCGATTTAAAAATGGCGATGGCAGCTATTCGCATGTTGTTGACCGCGGTTATTTTATGAAAAACAGCAAGGGTGAAAATGAATATATGGTGGGCACTATATCTGATATTACCGCAGATGTAGTTGCAAAAGAAGAATTAAAAGCCTCTGAACAGCAATACAAGTTACTGTTTAAGCAGAATCCAATCCCGATGTTCATTTACGATCCTAACACATTCAAATTCACAACCGTAAATGAAGCCGCCGTAAAAAAATATGGATATTCGAAAGAGGAGTTTTCTAATCTTACAATTTATGATATCCGTCCAAAATCTGAGATTAATGAACTGGAAAAAGTATTGAATAGTTACTCTGAAAAAGAACGATCTCGTTTCCACGAAACCATTCATCAAACAAAAAACAATGAACAGTTAACTGTTGAAATTTCATCCTCAACTATTGTTTATAAAGAAAAAAAACAACGGCTTGTGATTGCAAACGACATTACAGAACAGCGAAGAGCCGAGAAGCGCGCCATCAGTGCAATTATTGAAGGGGAAGAGAGAGAAAGGCAACGAATTGCCAAAGAACTTCACGACGGACTCGGACAGTACCTTTCGGCATCGAATATGAATTTACGATCTGTGTATGAAGATATTGAGGAGATTCCGGATAAACTGCGATCAACATTTAAAGCTGGCTTGCGATTTCTGAGTCATGCTATTTCAGAAACAAGAAGTATCTCACAAAACCTTCTGCCGAAAGCAATTCAGGATTACGGGCTGGAACTCGCAGCAGAATCGTTGACAAATCAACTACGAAAAACTCATAATATTAATGTGTATTTCTATTCGAACCTCGATAATATTGACCTATCGGATAAAGTGCAGATTAACCTCTACAGGATTTTACAGGAGTCATTAAACAATGCTACAAGACACGCTGATCCCACAAAAATTGAGGTGCAACTGGTCTACTCGGAAGGTGAAATACTGATGACTATTGAAGATAACGGGAAAGGATTCGATGTAAATGAAATTAGTGGAGAAGGTCTTGGAATTCGCAGTATGAAAACCAGGGTTGGTGCAATGTCTGCAAATTTAGATATTGTTAGCAGAAAAGGTCGGGGCACAATTATATCGGTAGTTGTTCCTATTCAATGA